In Polaribacter sp. L3A8, a genomic segment contains:
- a CDS encoding DUF6952 family protein, translated as MKLPVIKHLTNFIEENDQDYLLETIETLEALTEVPSLKDEELDVIGELISNMYGALEVDKMIKEGTPKKEALNAFMKRVLGSIDK; from the coding sequence ATGAAATTACCTGTAATTAAACATCTTACTAACTTTATCGAAGAAAACGATCAAGATTATCTATTAGAAACTATTGAAACCCTAGAGGCTTTAACAGAAGTTCCGTCTTTAAAAGATGAAGAATTAGATGTTATTGGCGAGTTAATTTCTAATATGTATGGTGCTCTTGAAGTTGATAAAATGATAAAAGAAGGCACACCAAAAAAAGAAGCATTAAACGCTTTTATGAAACGCGTTTTAGGTTCTATTGATAAATAA
- a CDS encoding ABC transporter permease, with amino-acid sequence MSKLKLIIQREFIAKVRNKSFIMMTFLSPLLMLGMGALVYFLMKKNDEKVKEIVYVDNSKMFSKDDFKDTETIHYLDYTALGVDETKKKVEEGNYYGALIIPKQDSLELLAKSIEFYSTDSPGMSVIGSLENKIETKIRNEKLNDFGIDLEKIKASKINTDIKMFNFSGEESSKLINGLKIGIGAVAGYLLMMFVIIYGNSVMRSVIEEKTSRIIEIIVSSVKPFQLMLGKIIGNASAGLLQFFIWGIILFVITTVASSVFGVDVVEMQTARVPAEQMEAVKAATGGREMQMIMQEVLRLPILKMFVLFIFYFLGGFMLYSSLFAAVGAAVDNETDTQQFMLPIMLPLMLGIYVGFATVMNDPHGSIAILFSYIPFTSPIVMLMRVPFGVSWYELAISMALLLVTFVFMVWLAAKIYRVGILMYGKKPTYKDLYKWLKYKG; translated from the coding sequence ATGAGCAAGTTAAAACTAATAATACAAAGAGAGTTTATTGCAAAAGTTCGTAACAAATCTTTTATAATGATGACTTTTTTAAGTCCATTATTAATGCTTGGTATGGGAGCCTTAGTTTATTTTCTGATGAAAAAAAATGACGAAAAGGTAAAGGAAATTGTCTATGTAGATAATTCTAAAATGTTTTCTAAAGACGATTTTAAAGACACAGAAACCATCCATTATTTAGATTATACTGCATTAGGAGTTGATGAAACAAAGAAGAAGGTAGAAGAAGGTAATTATTATGGCGCGCTAATTATACCTAAACAAGACAGTTTAGAATTGTTAGCAAAATCCATTGAGTTTTATTCTACAGATTCTCCAGGCATGTCTGTTATAGGATCTTTAGAAAATAAAATAGAAACAAAGATTAGAAATGAAAAACTAAATGACTTTGGTATTGATTTAGAGAAAATAAAAGCATCTAAAATTAATACAGATATAAAAATGTTTAATTTTTCTGGAGAAGAATCCTCAAAATTAATAAACGGGTTAAAAATAGGTATTGGAGCCGTTGCTGGTTATTTATTAATGATGTTTGTTATTATTTATGGTAACTCTGTAATGCGTAGTGTTATTGAAGAGAAAACAAGTAGAATTATAGAAATTATTGTATCGTCTGTAAAACCTTTTCAGTTAATGTTAGGTAAAATTATAGGGAACGCTTCTGCAGGTTTGTTACAGTTCTTTATTTGGGGAATTATACTGTTTGTAATTACAACGGTTGCTTCATCTGTTTTTGGAGTAGATGTGGTAGAAATGCAAACAGCAAGAGTGCCTGCAGAACAAATGGAAGCTGTAAAAGCAGCAACCGGAGGCAGAGAAATGCAAATGATTATGCAAGAAGTTTTAAGACTACCTATTTTAAAAATGTTTGTGTTGTTTATTTTTTACTTCTTAGGTGGGTTTATGTTGTATAGTTCTCTGTTTGCCGCAGTTGGTGCAGCGGTAGATAATGAAACAGATACACAACAATTTATGTTACCAATTATGTTGCCTTTAATGTTAGGAATTTATGTTGGTTTTGCAACGGTTATGAACGATCCTCATGGATCTATAGCAATATTGTTTTCTTACATTCCGTTTACAAGTCCTATTGTGATGCTAATGAGAGTTCCATTTGGAGTTTCTTGGTATGAGTTGGCAATTTCTATGGCATTATTATTGGTTACCTTTGTATTTATGGTTTGGTTAGCAGCAAAAATATATAGAGTAGGTATTTTAATGTATGGTAAAAAACCAACTTATAAAGACTTGTATAAGTGGTTAAAGTATAAAGGCTAA
- a CDS encoding sigma-54-dependent transcriptional regulator, which yields MPKILIIEDEAAIRRVLTKIISEENETYHVEEAEDGLLGIEMIKNNEYDLVLCDIKMPKMDGVEVLEKAKKIKPEIPIVMISGHGDLDTAVNTMRLGAFDYISKPPDLNRLLNTVRNALDTKVLIVENKRLKKKVSKNYEMIGESEAISHIKDIIEKVAATDARVLITGPNGTGKELVAHWLHEKSDRVKAPMIEVNCAAIPSELIESELFGHVKGSFTGANKDRAGKFEAANGGTIFLDEIGDMSLSAQAKVLRALQENKIQRVGSDRDIKVNVRIVAATNKDLKKEIAEGRFREDLYHRLAVILIQVPSLNDRRGDIPLLVDFFTDKISVEQGTPKKGFSSAAIKLLQEYDWTGNIRELRNVVERLIILGEKEVSANDIKLFASK from the coding sequence ATGCCAAAAATATTAATAATAGAAGATGAAGCTGCTATTAGAAGAGTTTTAACAAAAATAATATCAGAAGAAAATGAAACGTATCATGTAGAAGAGGCAGAAGACGGATTATTAGGAATTGAAATGATTAAAAATAATGAGTACGATTTGGTTTTATGTGATATTAAAATGCCAAAAATGGACGGTGTTGAGGTGTTAGAAAAGGCGAAAAAAATAAAACCAGAAATACCAATTGTTATGATTTCTGGTCATGGAGATTTAGATACAGCGGTAAACACAATGCGCTTAGGAGCTTTCGATTATATTTCTAAACCACCAGATTTAAATAGACTTTTAAATACAGTAAGAAATGCTTTGGATACAAAAGTGTTGATTGTAGAGAATAAAAGGCTAAAGAAAAAAGTGAGCAAGAACTATGAAATGATTGGTGAAAGCGAAGCTATTTCTCATATAAAAGACATCATTGAAAAAGTAGCAGCTACAGATGCCAGAGTTTTAATTACTGGACCAAACGGAACAGGAAAAGAATTGGTAGCGCATTGGTTACATGAAAAATCGGACAGAGTAAAAGCACCAATGATTGAAGTAAATTGTGCTGCAATTCCATCAGAATTAATAGAAAGTGAATTGTTTGGACACGTAAAAGGTTCTTTTACGGGGGCAAATAAAGATAGAGCAGGTAAGTTTGAAGCTGCAAATGGTGGGACTATTTTTTTGGATGAAATAGGAGATATGAGTCTGTCTGCGCAAGCAAAAGTATTACGAGCTTTGCAAGAAAATAAAATTCAACGTGTAGGGTCTGATAGGGATATTAAAGTAAATGTTAGAATTGTTGCAGCAACCAATAAAGATTTAAAAAAAGAAATAGCAGAAGGTCGTTTTAGAGAAGATTTGTATCATAGATTAGCGGTTATTTTAATTCAAGTTCCTTCTTTAAATGATAGAAGAGGAGATATTCCTTTATTAGTAGATTTTTTTACAGATAAAATTTCTGTAGAACAAGGAACTCCAAAAAAAGGATTTTCTTCTGCAGCAATTAAGTTGTTGCAAGAATATGATTGGACAGGTAATATACGTGAATTAAGAAATGTGGTAGAACGTTTAATTATTCTTGGCGAGAAAGAAGTTTCTGCAAACGATATTAAACTCTTTGCTTCAAAATAA
- a CDS encoding 3-hydroxyacyl-CoA dehydrogenase/enoyl-CoA hydratase family protein, whose protein sequence is MTRRIKKVAIVGSGIMGSGIACHFANIGVEVLLLDIVPRELNDKEKAKGLTLEDKVVRNRLVNDALTASLKSKPSPIYNQKFANRITTGNLDDDIAKVADVDWIMEVVVERLDIKKIVFDKLEKYRTPGTIISSNTSGIPIKFMNEGRSEDFQKHFAVTHFFNPPRYLKLFEVVPGPDCKQEVTDFLMMYGEKFLGKTSVLAKDTPAFIGNRIGIFGIQSLFHQVKELGLTVEEVDKLTGPVIGRPKSATFRTVDVVGLDTLVHVANGIYENCPNDEAHDLFKLPSFINTMMENKWLGSKTGQGFYKKTVVDGKKEILTLDLDTLEYRASKRAKFATLELTKTIDKPIDRFKVLVGGKDKAGEFYRKNFAAMFAYVQNRIPEISDEIYKIDDAMKAGFGWENGPFEIWDAVGVEAGIELMKAEGAAPATWVTEMLASGSKSFYSVKEGATYFYDIPSKSQTKKPGQESFIILDNIRKSNEVFKNSGVVIEDIGDGILNLEFQSKMNTIGGDVLAGINKGIDIAQKDFQGLVIGNQAANFSVGANIGMIFMMAVEQEYDELNYAIKYFQDTMMRMRYSSIPTISAPHGMALGGGCEISLHADKVVAAAETYMGLVEFGVGVIPGGGGSKEMALRASDSFQKGDVELNILQENFLTIGMAKVSTSAYEAFDLGLLQQGKDVVVVNKDRQIATAKAHAKLMAESGYTQPVKRNDVRVLGKQALGMFLVGTDSMQDSKYISEHDMKIANKLAYVMAGGDLSEPTLVTEQYLLDLEREAFLSLCTERKTLERIQHMLKTGKPLRN, encoded by the coding sequence ATGACTAGAAGAATTAAAAAAGTAGCAATAGTTGGCTCTGGAATTATGGGAAGTGGCATTGCGTGTCATTTTGCAAACATTGGAGTTGAAGTTCTATTATTGGACATTGTGCCAAGAGAATTAAACGACAAAGAAAAAGCTAAAGGATTAACGCTCGAAGACAAAGTGGTACGAAATCGTTTGGTAAATGATGCACTTACAGCTTCCCTTAAATCGAAGCCCTCTCCTATTTATAATCAGAAATTTGCAAATAGAATTACCACTGGTAATTTAGATGATGATATTGCAAAGGTTGCTGATGTAGATTGGATTATGGAGGTGGTAGTTGAAAGATTAGATATTAAAAAAATTGTTTTTGATAAACTAGAGAAATACAGAACTCCCGGAACTATTATTTCTTCGAATACTTCTGGTATTCCTATCAAGTTTATGAATGAAGGAAGAAGTGAAGACTTTCAGAAACATTTTGCTGTAACTCACTTTTTTAATCCTCCTAGATATTTAAAACTTTTTGAAGTTGTTCCGGGTCCAGATTGTAAACAAGAAGTTACAGACTTTTTAATGATGTATGGTGAAAAATTCTTAGGAAAAACTTCGGTTTTAGCTAAAGATACACCTGCATTTATAGGAAATAGAATTGGAATTTTCGGAATTCAATCTTTATTTCATCAAGTAAAAGAATTAGGTTTAACGGTTGAAGAAGTTGATAAGTTGACGGGACCAGTAATTGGTCGTCCAAAATCTGCAACTTTTAGAACTGTAGATGTTGTTGGTTTAGATACTTTAGTACATGTTGCTAATGGTATTTATGAAAACTGCCCTAATGATGAAGCACATGATTTATTTAAGCTTCCTAGTTTCATCAATACAATGATGGAAAATAAATGGTTAGGAAGTAAAACAGGTCAAGGTTTCTACAAAAAGACAGTTGTTGATGGTAAGAAAGAAATCTTAACATTAGACTTAGATACTTTAGAATATCGTGCGTCTAAAAGAGCAAAATTTGCAACTTTAGAACTTACGAAAACGATTGATAAGCCTATTGATAGATTTAAAGTATTAGTTGGTGGTAAAGATAAAGCTGGTGAATTTTATAGAAAGAACTTTGCGGCAATGTTTGCGTATGTTCAGAATAGAATTCCAGAAATTTCTGATGAAATCTACAAAATTGATGATGCAATGAAAGCTGGTTTTGGTTGGGAGAATGGTCCTTTCGAAATTTGGGATGCCGTTGGTGTAGAAGCAGGAATTGAGTTAATGAAAGCAGAAGGAGCAGCACCTGCAACTTGGGTAACAGAAATGTTAGCTTCTGGTTCTAAATCGTTCTATTCAGTAAAAGAAGGAGCTACTTATTTTTATGATATTCCTTCTAAATCTCAAACTAAAAAACCGGGTCAGGAATCATTTATCATTTTAGATAACATTAGAAAATCAAACGAAGTTTTTAAAAATTCTGGTGTTGTAATAGAGGATATTGGAGATGGAATTTTAAATCTAGAATTCCAATCTAAAATGAATACCATTGGTGGTGATGTTTTAGCAGGTATTAATAAAGGTATTGATATTGCTCAAAAAGATTTTCAAGGTTTGGTTATTGGTAACCAAGCAGCAAATTTTTCTGTGGGTGCAAATATTGGTATGATTTTTATGATGGCTGTAGAGCAAGAATATGATGAATTAAATTATGCCATTAAATATTTTCAAGACACTATGATGCGTATGCGTTATTCTTCTATACCTACTATTTCTGCGCCTCATGGAATGGCTTTAGGTGGTGGTTGCGAAATTTCTTTACACGCAGATAAAGTTGTTGCAGCAGCAGAAACATATATGGGATTAGTAGAATTTGGAGTTGGTGTAATTCCTGGTGGTGGTGGTTCTAAAGAAATGGCTTTAAGAGCATCAGATTCTTTTCAGAAAGGAGACGTAGAGTTAAACATTTTACAAGAAAACTTTTTAACTATTGGTATGGCAAAAGTATCTACTTCTGCTTACGAAGCTTTCGATTTAGGTTTATTGCAACAAGGAAAAGATGTAGTCGTTGTTAATAAAGACAGACAAATAGCAACTGCCAAAGCACATGCAAAACTAATGGCAGAAAGTGGTTATACACAACCTGTAAAACGAAACGATGTTAGAGTTTTAGGTAAGCAAGCTTTAGGGATGTTCTTAGTAGGTACAGATTCTATGCAAGATTCTAAATACATTTCTGAACACGACATGAAAATAGCCAATAAACTAGCATACGTTATGGCTGGTGGAGATTTATCTGAACCAACATTGGTTACAGAACAGTATTTATTAGATTTAGAACGTGAAGCGTTCTTGTCTCTTTGTACAGAACGTAAAACATTAGAAAGAATTCAACACATGTTAAAAACTGGAAAACCGTTAAGAAATTAG
- a CDS encoding mechanosensitive ion channel family protein, whose amino-acid sequence MEKLKEFLNYSFNLTDGIHLNVKTILVVTIVFVLTSLCINLIRKFVNKSLNEEDKGKFKAVFSFVKYVIYTVVLVIALESSGIKVGVLLAGSAALLVGIGLGLQTLFQDIVSGIFIILDKSLHVNDIIEIDEKVGKVAEIRLRTTRAITIDDKVLIIPNHKFLTTSLFNWTQNGSQTTESVAIGVAYGSDVALVKTLLIDVAKAHPRVLTLKEPRVLFDDFGDSALQFKLLFVINNSFEHLIIKSDLRFAIDQKFRENNISIPFPQRDVHLIK is encoded by the coding sequence ATGGAAAAGCTAAAAGAATTTCTTAATTATTCGTTTAATTTAACAGACGGTATTCATCTTAATGTAAAAACAATTTTGGTTGTAACCATTGTTTTTGTTTTAACAAGTTTATGTATAAATTTGATAAGAAAGTTTGTTAATAAAAGTTTAAATGAAGAAGATAAAGGGAAGTTTAAAGCTGTTTTTTCATTTGTAAAATATGTAATCTACACTGTTGTTTTAGTAATAGCCTTAGAGTCTTCTGGTATTAAAGTTGGGGTGTTATTAGCGGGTTCTGCTGCATTGTTAGTAGGTATTGGTTTAGGGTTACAAACTTTATTTCAAGATATTGTATCTGGGATATTTATTATTCTCGATAAATCTTTACATGTTAATGATATTATAGAAATTGATGAGAAAGTTGGTAAAGTTGCAGAAATAAGATTAAGAACAACAAGAGCAATTACCATAGATGATAAAGTACTTATTATTCCGAATCATAAATTTTTAACCACAAGTTTATTTAATTGGACCCAAAATGGGTCTCAAACAACAGAAAGTGTTGCCATTGGTGTTGCTTATGGTTCGGATGTAGCATTGGTTAAAACGCTTTTAATTGATGTTGCAAAAGCGCATCCAAGAGTTTTAACATTAAAAGAACCAAGAGTTTTGTTTGATGATTTTGGAGACAGTGCTTTACAATTTAAGTTGCTTTTTGTAATCAATAATAGTTTCGAACACTTAATCATAAAGAGCGATTTACGTTTTGCAATTGATCAAAAATTTAGAGAAAATAATATTTCAATTCCATTTCCACAAAGAGATGTACACCTTATAAAATAA
- a CDS encoding thioredoxin family protein, with translation MVQELTEDNLQTIVTGNDKVIVQYSATWCGNCRIMKPKFKKLASEMDNIKFVIVDAEKFPESRKLADVSNLPTFAIFVDGEKKNQTQTNKFDVLKELVNEIA, from the coding sequence ATGGTACAAGAATTAACAGAAGATAATTTACAAACAATTGTAACTGGAAATGATAAAGTAATTGTACAATATTCTGCTACTTGGTGTGGAAATTGTAGAATTATGAAGCCTAAATTTAAAAAATTAGCTTCAGAAATGGATAATATAAAATTTGTAATTGTTGATGCAGAAAAATTTCCTGAAAGTAGAAAATTAGCAGATGTAAGTAATTTACCAACTTTTGCTATTTTTGTAGATGGAGAAAAGAAAAATCAAACACAAACCAATAAATTTGATGTATTGAAGGAATTGGTAAATGAAATTGCTTAA
- a CDS encoding ABC transporter ATP-binding protein → MKNLLEVNNVVKNYGDFRALNDVSLHIPKGCVFGLLGPNGAGKTSLIRIINQITMPDSGTIILDGEPLAPHHTAQIGYLPEERGLYKSMKVGEQALYLAQLKGLSKAEAKKRLKYWFDKFDISAWWNKKIEELSKGMAQKVQFIVTVMHNPKLLIFDEPFSGFDPINAQLIAKEILQLRDEGATIIFSTHRMESVEEMCDEIALIDKSNKILDGKLDDIKRQFRTHTFQVGLQTSNPKEVEAKLKESFEVSPSNFKLLNDSLTLNVKLTAGNSSNDLLSFLTSRGEVQHFVELIPSANDIFIQAINKNS, encoded by the coding sequence ATGAAGAATTTATTAGAAGTAAATAATGTTGTAAAAAATTATGGAGATTTTAGAGCATTAAATGATGTTTCATTGCACATTCCTAAAGGATGTGTTTTTGGTTTATTAGGGCCAAATGGAGCAGGTAAAACATCCTTAATTAGAATTATCAATCAAATAACAATGCCAGATAGTGGTACTATCATTTTAGACGGAGAACCATTGGCACCGCATCATACAGCACAAATTGGGTATTTACCAGAAGAGCGTGGTTTGTATAAATCGATGAAAGTAGGGGAGCAAGCATTGTATTTAGCACAATTAAAAGGTTTGAGTAAAGCCGAAGCAAAAAAACGGTTAAAATATTGGTTTGATAAGTTTGATATTTCTGCTTGGTGGAACAAGAAAATTGAGGAGCTTTCTAAAGGAATGGCACAAAAAGTACAGTTTATTGTTACGGTGATGCACAACCCTAAATTATTAATTTTTGATGAACCTTTTTCTGGGTTCGACCCAATTAATGCTCAATTAATTGCAAAAGAAATTTTACAACTTCGTGATGAAGGCGCAACGATTATTTTCTCGACTCACAGAATGGAATCGGTAGAAGAAATGTGCGATGAAATCGCTTTAATAGATAAATCGAACAAAATTTTAGATGGAAAGTTAGATGATATCAAACGTCAGTTTAGAACACATACTTTTCAAGTAGGGCTGCAAACGAGTAATCCTAAAGAAGTAGAAGCAAAATTAAAAGAGAGCTTTGAGGTATCGCCATCAAACTTTAAATTATTGAATGATAGTTTAACGTTGAATGTAAAATTAACAGCAGGAAATTCATCTAACGATTTACTATCTTTTTTAACAAGTAGAGGAGAAGTGCAGCATTTTGTAGAGTTAATACCAAGTGCAAACGATATTTTTATTCAGGCAATAAATAAAAACAGTTAA
- a CDS encoding peroxiredoxin, translated as MATIVGKKFPDLNVDAMNEMGDTFKLNVLEEAVNNKKKVLLFWYPKDFTFVCPTELHAFQAAIAEFEKRNTIVIGASCDTPEVHFAWLSTSKDNGGIEGVTYPILADSNRNLSSILGILDITNETFDEASQTIQVEGDNVTYRATYLIDEEGTVFHEGINHMPVGRNVNEFLRLIDAYAHVQSHGEVCPANWEEGKEAMAPNAKGTAAYLASN; from the coding sequence ATGGCAACAATAGTTGGTAAAAAATTTCCAGATTTAAATGTAGACGCAATGAATGAAATGGGAGATACGTTTAAATTAAACGTATTGGAAGAAGCAGTTAATAACAAGAAGAAAGTGTTATTATTCTGGTACCCAAAAGATTTTACATTTGTTTGTCCTACAGAGTTACACGCTTTTCAGGCAGCTATCGCAGAATTTGAAAAAAGAAATACAATTGTAATTGGTGCTTCTTGTGATACTCCAGAAGTGCATTTTGCATGGTTAAGTACTTCTAAAGACAATGGTGGAATTGAAGGTGTTACTTACCCAATTTTAGCAGACAGTAACAGAAACTTATCTTCTATCTTAGGTATTTTAGATATTACTAATGAAACTTTTGATGAAGCTTCACAAACAATTCAAGTAGAAGGAGATAACGTAACTTATAGAGCTACTTATTTAATTGATGAAGAAGGAACTGTTTTTCATGAAGGAATTAACCACATGCCAGTTGGTAGAAATGTAAATGAATTTTTACGTTTAATCGATGCGTATGCACACGTACAATCTCACGGAGAAGTGTGTCCTGCAAACTGGGAAGAAGGTAAAGAAGCAATGGCTCCTAATGCAAAAGGAACTGCAGCATATTTAGCATCTAACTAA
- a CDS encoding IS1595 family transposase translates to MNIFKGQNLLEFADRFKTDEDCKKYLADIKWKDGFQCVKCGHKKAQIRKDFSRTCNICSHQESSTSNTLFHKVKFGVRKAFFIVFEMSTSTKSLSASYVAVRFSVTEKTARLFMLKIREAMESSGNSPMTGIVHVDEFVLGGREKDKVGRSYNAKKKKAITAVELTQDGKVKRMYAMRIEDFSASSLQYIFVNHISLEAKVITDKWRGYRPIAKAYNITQIESNGGMNFKALHTMIHQVKSWIRTTYSWVSDFNLNRYFNEFCFRINRSQSKATIFNNLITKMVQKDKVEQHKIICN, encoded by the coding sequence ATGAATATATTTAAAGGACAAAACCTTCTAGAGTTTGCTGATCGGTTTAAAACGGATGAAGATTGCAAGAAATACTTGGCAGATATTAAGTGGAAAGATGGATTTCAATGTGTTAAATGTGGTCATAAAAAGGCTCAAATAAGAAAAGATTTTTCACGGACATGTAATATTTGCTCTCATCAAGAATCATCTACATCAAACACACTTTTTCATAAAGTAAAGTTTGGTGTTAGAAAAGCTTTCTTTATTGTTTTTGAAATGAGTACGAGTACTAAAAGCCTTTCTGCTAGTTATGTTGCAGTTCGTTTTAGTGTAACAGAAAAGACTGCACGTTTATTTATGCTCAAAATTAGAGAAGCTATGGAAAGTAGTGGAAATAGTCCTATGACCGGTATTGTTCATGTGGATGAATTTGTTTTGGGTGGACGAGAAAAAGATAAAGTAGGAAGAAGTTATAATGCTAAGAAAAAGAAAGCTATAACTGCTGTTGAACTAACTCAAGATGGAAAAGTTAAAAGAATGTATGCCATGAGAATCGAAGATTTTTCAGCTAGTTCTTTGCAATATATTTTTGTGAATCATATCAGTCTAGAAGCTAAAGTGATAACCGACAAATGGAGAGGTTACAGACCTATTGCGAAAGCTTATAATATTACTCAAATAGAAAGTAATGGAGGTATGAATTTTAAAGCACTTCATACAATGATTCATCAGGTGAAATCTTGGATAAGAACAACGTATTCTTGGGTAAGTGACTTTAATCTAAATAGATATTTTAATGAATTTTGTTTTAGAATTAATCGATCACAAAGTAAAGCAACAATATTCAATAACTTAATAACAAAAATGGTTCAAAAGGATAAAGTAGAGCAGCACAAAATTATATGTAACTAA
- a CDS encoding MarR family winged helix-turn-helix transcriptional regulator, translating to MDKYKSIDHELRATWQAVAKVYNEQAVKHDSTMATAFVLLNIDKQNGTPSTALGPLMGMEPTSLSRILKTMEDKGAICREKNPDDGRSVIIKLTDYGREMRKISRGHVILFNDTIKDNVSEKDLAGFFKVTSTINKLIADKEIYENVNNKAV from the coding sequence ATGGACAAGTACAAATCAATAGATCATGAACTTAGGGCAACGTGGCAAGCTGTTGCAAAAGTGTATAATGAGCAGGCAGTAAAACACGATAGCACAATGGCAACTGCTTTTGTTTTATTAAATATTGATAAACAAAACGGAACCCCATCTACGGCATTAGGTCCTTTAATGGGAATGGAACCAACTAGTCTTTCTAGAATTTTAAAAACAATGGAAGATAAAGGTGCTATTTGTAGAGAAAAAAACCCAGATGATGGTAGAAGTGTTATTATTAAATTAACAGATTATGGTAGAGAAATGCGCAAAATATCTAGAGGACATGTTATTCTGTTTAATGATACCATAAAAGATAATGTTTCTGAAAAAGATTTAGCAGGTTTTTTTAAGGTAACATCAACAATTAATAAATTAATTGCGGATAAAGAAATTTATGAAAACGTCAACAATAAAGCAGTATAA
- a CDS encoding FAD-dependent oxidoreductase: MGLIKISYIELTFTTKNDEFITDIVVSTIPPQLLVNSVSFSTKLDTNLIKIANNTYTWMKDSIKFAIVYKTPFWKEQGLSGVSFSNVGPFTEMYDHSNFENNKFALMGFLNGALVNESKEAREELIRAQLFKFFGEQGINYLSYEDKVWNKEKLVNFENDHFINPHFNNGHSIYQQEFLNGKFIVAGSETSASYGGYMEGAIYRGNEISEQLKNKFQ; encoded by the coding sequence ATAGGTTTAATTAAAATTTCTTACATCGAACTCACGTTTACTACTAAAAATGATGAATTTATTACGGATATTGTTGTTTCTACTATTCCACCTCAGCTACTAGTTAATTCCGTTTCTTTTTCTACAAAATTAGATACAAACCTCATCAAAATTGCAAACAACACCTATACTTGGATGAAAGATTCTATAAAGTTTGCCATCGTTTATAAAACTCCTTTCTGGAAAGAACAAGGTTTGTCTGGTGTTAGTTTTAGTAATGTTGGTCCGTTTACAGAAATGTATGATCATTCTAATTTTGAAAACAACAAATTTGCTTTAATGGGGTTTTTAAACGGTGCTTTGGTAAATGAATCAAAAGAAGCTAGAGAAGAGTTAATACGAGCACAACTCTTTAAATTCTTTGGAGAACAAGGTATAAATTATCTTTCTTATGAAGATAAAGTATGGAATAAAGAAAAACTAGTGAATTTTGAAAATGACCACTTTATCAATCCACATTTTAATAATGGACATTCAATTTATCAACAAGAATTTTTAAATGGTAAGTTTATAGTAGCGGGTTCTGAAACCTCAGCTAGTTACGGAGGCTATATGGAAGGTGCTATTTATAGAGGAAATGAAATTTCAGAACAGCTAAAAAATAAATTTCAATAA